The Primulina eburnea isolate SZY01 chromosome 13, ASM2296580v1, whole genome shotgun sequence genome includes a region encoding these proteins:
- the LOC140809637 gene encoding trans-cinnamate 4-monooxygenase-like, whose translation MDLLLLEKTLLGLFLAIVTGTVISKLRGKKFKLPPGPIPVPIFGNWLQVGDDLNHRNLADYAKKFGEIFLLRMGQRNLVVVSSPDLSKEVLHTQGVEFGSRTRNVVFDIFTGKGQDMVFTVYGEHWRKMRRIMTVPFFTNKVVQRNRRGWEAEVAAVVEDVKKNPEASTNGIVLRRRLQLMMYNNMFRIMFDRRFDSEEDPLFNKLKALNGERSRLAQSFDYNYGDFIPILRPFLRGYLKVCQEVKDKRLQLFKDYFVDERKKLASTKATDNDGLKCAIDHIIEAQEKGEINEDNVLYIVENINVAAIETTLWSIEWGIAELVNHPEIQKKLRNEIDTVLGLGVPVTEPEIHKLPYLQAVVKETLRLRMAIPLLVPHMNLHDAKLSGYDIPAESKILVNAWWLANNPDHWKNPEEFRPERFLEEESKVDTNGNDFRYLPFGVGRRSCPGIILALPILGITLGGLVQNFELLPPRGQSKIDTAECGGQFSLRILNHSTIVLKPIS comes from the exons ATGGATCTCCTCCTCCTCGAGAAGACCCTTCTCGGCCTCTTCCTTGCCATAGTCACCGGCACAGTCATTTCCAAACTACGAGGCAAGAAATTCAAGCTCCCACCGGGTCCCATCCCCGTCCCAATCTTCGGAAATTGGCTGCAAGTCGGAGATGATCTGAACCACCGCAACCTCGCGGACTACGCCAAGAAATTCGGCGAGATATTTCTACTCCGTATGGGACAGCGCAACCTCGTCGTCGTATCATCCCCCGACCTCTCCAAAGAGGTCCTCCACACTCAAGGAGTGGAGTTCGGGTCCCGCACGCGCAACGTCGTGTTCGACATATTCACCGGGAAAGGTCAGGACATGGTCTTCACGGTGTACGGCGAGCATTGGCGGAAGATGAGGCGGATCATGACGGTGCCGTTCTTCACCAACAAAGTTGTGCAGCGGAACCGCCGCGGATGGGAGGCGGAGGTGGCCGCCGTGGTGGAGGACGTGAAGAAGAATCCCGAAGCTTCCACGAATGGGATCGTTCTCCGGAGGAGACTGCAGTTAATGATGTACAACAATATGTTTCGGATCATGTTTGATAGAAGGTTTGACAGTGAAGAGGATCCATTGTTCAATAAACTCAAGGCTCTGAATGGGGAGAGGAGCAGATTGGCGCAGAGCTTTGACTATAATTACGGGGATTTCATTCCCATTTTGAGGCCATTTTTGAGAGGCTATCTCAAGGTCTGCCAGGAGGTTAAAGACAAAAGATTACAATTATTCAAGGACTATTTTGTTGATGAGAGAAA GAAGCTTGCGAGCACGAAGGCTACAGACAATGATGGCCTAAAATGCGCCATTGATCACATCATCGAAGCCCAAGAAAAAGGAGAAATCAATGAAGATAATGTCCTTTACATAGTTGAGAACATCAACGTTGCAG CAATTGAAACAACACTTTGGTCAATTGAGTGGGGCATTGCTGAATTAGTGAACCACCCCGAAATCCAGAAAAAGCTTCGGAATGAAATAGACACCGTGCTTGGCCTGGGAGTACCAGTTACGGAGCCCGAAATCCACAAACTACCATACCTTCAAGCAGTTGTCAAAGAAACGCTCCGCCTCAGAATGGCCATTCCTCTTTTAGTTCCCCACATGAACCTCCATGATGCCAAGCTAAGCGGCTACGACATTCCAGCCGAAAGCAAGATCTTGGTGAATGCTTGGTGGCTGGCTAACAACCCTGACCACTGGAAAAACCCCGAGGAATTCAGGCCTGAAAGATTTTTGGAAGAGGAGTCTAAAGTCGATACTAATGGCAATGATTTTCGGTACCTGCCATTCGGGGTTGGCAGGAGAAGCTGTCCTGGCATTATTCTGGCATTGCCTATTCTTGGCATTACTTTGGGGGGACTGGTGCAGAATTTCGAGTTGCTGCCTCCTCGAGGGCAGTCCAAGATCGACACCGCCGAGTGCGGTGGCCAATTCAGTTTACGTATTTTGAATCATTCCACCATTGTTTTGAAGCCAATATCTTAA
- the LOC140809577 gene encoding trans-cinnamate 4-monooxygenase-like → MDLSIFQNTLLSLFVSVTFAILVSKLRRKSFKCPPGPFSLPIFGSWLQIGNNLDHHDFTSYAKKFGEVFLLRMGQRKIAVISSKELAKEVLLTKGIEFGSRSRNIVFDIFTGKGQDMIFTEYGEHWRKMRRIVTVPFFTNKVVQQNSHEWEAEAAAVVEDVRKNPASATNGIVLRNRIELMVYNNVYKIMFGRGFAGEEDPLFVRLKTVNAERSKLGQSLEYNFGDFVPILRPFLRGYLKICQEVTKRRLKLFKDYFVDERKKNLSTRTTETKGVKYGIDHILEAKNTGEINDDNVLYIVENMNVAAIETTIWALEWAVGELINNPRIQTKLRAEIDTVLGPDVQVTEANALKLPYLQAVIKETLRLRMIVPCLVPHLNLHDANLKDFTIPGGSRIFINAWWLANDPAHWKKPEEFRPERFLEEESKVEANGNDMKFIPFGVGRRSCPGIFMAMAVIGITLGRLVQNFELLPPPGQSKVDMTENNGQFATRILNRHKIVMKPRSS, encoded by the exons ATGGATCTTTCCATCTTCCAAAATACCCTTCTGAGTCTCTTTGTCTCGGTAACATTCGCCATTTTAGTCTCTAAATTACGGAGGAAGAGCTTTAAGTGCCCGCCAGGCCCCTTCTCCTTGCCCATATTCGGAAGCTGGCTTCAAATTGGTAACAACCTCGACCACCATGACTTTACCAGCTATGCCAAGAAATTCGGCGAAGTTTTCCTGCTCAGAATGGGCCAAAGGAAGATCGCGGTGATCTCCTCGAAAGAGCTGGCCAAAGAAGTCTTGCTCACTAAAGGAATCGAGTTCGGCTCCCGGTCCAGAAACATCGTTTTCGACATCTTTACCGGTAAAGGGCAAGACATGATCTTCACAGAATACGGGGAGCACTGGAGGAAAATGAGGAGGATCGTGACAGTGCCCTTTTTCACCAACAAGGTCGTGCAGCAGAACAGCCACGAGTGGGAGGCGGAGGCGGCCGCCGTGGTGGAGGACGTGAGGAAGAACCCGGCGTCGGCGACGAATGGGATTGTCTTGAGGAATAGGATAGAGTTGATGGTGTACAATAACGTGTACAAGATAATGTTTGGTAGAGGGTTCGCGGGTGAGGAAGATCCTTTGTTTGTGAGGCTGAAGACTGTAAACGCGGAGAGGAGCAAGTTGGGGCAGAGTCTTGAGTACAACTTTGGTGATTTTGTTCCTATTTTAAGGCCTTTCTTGAGAGGTTACTTGAAGATTTGCCAAGAGGTTACAAAGAGGAGGTTGAAGTTGTTCAAGGATTATTTTGTTGATGAGAGGAA AAAAAATTTAAGCACGAGAACAACAGAGACCAAAGGTGTGAAGTATGGAATCGATCACATTCTTGAAGCCAAGAATACGGGAGAGATAAATGACGACAATGTCCTCTACATCGTAGAGAACATGAATGTTGCTG CAATCGAGACAACCATATGGGCACTAGAGTGGGCGGTCGGAGAACTGATCAACAACCCTCGAATCCAAACCAAACTCCGGGCTGAGATCGACACGGTGCTCGGACCGGATGTGCAGGTTACCGAGGCCAATGCCCTCAAGCTCCCCTATCTCCAGGCAGTAATAAAGGAGACTCTTCGCCTAAGGATGATCGTCCCTTGTTTGGTTCCACACCTGAACCTCCATGATGCTAATCTCAAGGACTTCACGATCCCCGGAGGAAGCCGAATCTTCATCAACGCCTGGTGGCTCGCGAACGACCCGGCTCACTGGAAAAAGCCAGAAGAATTCAGGCCCGAGAGATTCTTGGAGGAAGAGAGTAAGGTGGAAGCCAATGGCAATGACATGAAATTTATCCCCTTCGGGGTTGGCAGGAGGAGCTGCCCCGGAATCTTCATGGCGATGGCTGTTATCGGGATCACCTTGGGAAGGTTGGTCCAAAATTTCGAGCTTTTGCCTCCGCCGGGCCAATCGAAGGTTGATATGACAGAGAATAATGGACAATTCGCTACCCGCATTCTGAACCGCCATAAGATCGTGATGAAACCACGATCTTCCTGA
- the LOC140810037 gene encoding uncharacterized protein, translated as MLQWMGGSRRKVATSRNSIHKRQRQYFEQRKRQQQAAGSEGYVDGKPSCSQNYENNRSLDILSLVNASSRAYENETSSLNARDNSNDDDGFEFHHQYAHQFPTTHTGRDTVNQSKPKEETSGTSTSHYSDTGKSKKVLARLTDPKEHLAGNDNKFDHSILSPAQQMSVMDLLGDGGTNSNAEETSVHEQEAHVAFSVEGLGKVEAQTPVQSPKTPGRFFLKGYSSPKKSWKQPTTSKHMDYSFDDLGFQMDVMMQDSEFSPYASSRKYPFCSTEKVNIIGGPNPKFLNFRKSSPFYSNASDLKGVFSKNELFSIGRENGKIIWNGPNFLDADDDELGDYESFCDSRADPSDVSFNDQFDIENHWKRDFKFEDWNLQTKRFSTKQNRSFDMADTILPYSKYKIPEDYPDFKISDTRYTTFKIDDEDKDTSTCFASEDTREISRLSEESCSSTAVRGDATKKS; from the exons ATGTTACAATGGATGGGTGGATCAAGGCGGAAAGTGGCAACT TCAAGAAATTCAATCCATAAAAG GCAAAGGCAGTATTTTGAACAAAGGAAACGACAGCAGCAGGCAGCAGGATCAGAAGGCTATGTTGATGGAAAACCTTCGTGCAGtcaaaattatgaaaataatagATCACTTGACATACTTAGTTTGGTAAATGCATCATCTAGAGCTTACGAGAACGAGACCAGTAGCTTGAACG CAAGAGATAACTCAAATGACGATGATGGTTTCGAATTCCATCATCAGTACGCCCACCAGTTCCCAACTACTCACACTGGTAGAGACACTGTAAATCAATCTAAACCAAAAGAAGAAA CCTCAGGAACATCAACTAGTCACTACTCAGATACTGGAAAATCAAAGAA GGTTCTGGCCCGTTTGACTGATCCAAAAGAACATTTAGCTGGGAATGACAACAAATTTGATCATTCCATATTGTCCCCTGCACAGC AGATGTCAGTTATGGATTTGCTTGGCGATGGCGGAACAAACAGCAATGCAGAAGAAACTTCAGTGCATGAACAGGAAGCTCATGTTGCATTTTCAGTTGAAG GTTTAGGGAAAGTGGAAGCACAAACTCCAGTTCAGTCACCAAAGACACCAGGGAG ATTCTTTTTAAAGGGTTATTCTTCACCAAAAAAATCCTGGAAACAACCTACAACATCCAAACACATGGATTATAGTTTTGATGATCTTGGGTTCCAAATG GACGTCATGATGCAAGATTCTGAATTTTCACCTTATGCCAGCTCTAGAAAATACCCTTTCTGCTCCACGGAGAAGGTGAATATAATTGGTGGTCCAAATCCAAAATTCTTAAATTTCAGAAAGTCCTCTCCATTCTATTCGAATGCAAGTGATTTGAAGGGTGTTTTTAGCAAGAATGAGCTTTTCTCCATTGGCCGAGAAAATGGCAAAATCATTTGGAATG GTCCAAACTTCTTAGATGCCGATGATGATGAATTGGGAGATTATGAATCATTTTGCGATAGTCGGGCAGATCCAAGTGACGTCAGTTTTAATGATCAATTCGATATTGAAAACCATTGGAAAAGAGATTTCAAATTTGAAGACTGGAATCTACAGACTAAAAG GTTCAGTACCAAACAAAATCGAAGTTTTGATATGGCAG ATACAATTCTTCCATATTCAAAGTACAAGATACCGGAAGACTATCCTgatttcaaaatttcagataCAAG GTATACTACTTTTAAAATTGATGATGAAGATAAAGATACCTCTACCTGCTTTGCGAGCGAGGACACGAGAGAGATTAGTCGGCTGAG TGAAGAATCATGCTCTT